The stretch of DNA TTCTCCCGTTCAGAGAGTGCAGAGCAACAGATCAGCCCTCCCAACACAAACGCAAAGTCCTACGAGGAGATCATGTTTGGTCGGACTTGGTATTACAAACCTAACTCTGCTAGATCTAGACAATCCATTGCAGTAGGCATGGCCACTGTTGGCCAAGACACTAACATAGTAATGGGGAAGATATCTGAGGATCATATTTTTTTCCGAAATGATAGCGGTGAAGTGCAACTATTAGCAGGCGTTGACCCTAAGCAGTATCCCACAGGCCCTTGCCAAAGCAACACAGGTCTACTAGAGACTCCTTCTGATTCAGGGACACTCATTAGGAGTAACTCAATGCCAACATCCTCCCCGACCAACCTCAACGTCCCACCGGGGATAAGAGTGAGCCACTCCTTTGACGAGATGATGACCTCTGATGATGTCTTCTACCCAGGTGCTGCCAGTCTGAGGAGGCTTAGGAGACAGGCCGCTTTTGAGCATTCAGCACATGAAGGGCATGGCGACTATGAAACCTATGGACACGTTCCCAAGAACGCAGCCCCATCCGTGGGATTAAAGCTAGGGGAGCGCAGTCCTGTGGTGCCAGAGCATACAGCATACAGCCCATATGGTACTAAAGTGGGAATGACAGAGATTGCCACTCGTAAACGCAGGAAGGAAAAGAGTGTAGGAGATGAGGAGGATGGCCCTGTCCAGTACGACAGTAGTTGTAGTGGCTCAGTAGATATGGTCAGAGATTATGATTCAAAACAAGGTAGTCAAGAGGGTTCAAGGGGGACACCTACTGGAAAGGGATCCATGGGATCTATGTACAGTGCACATAGCCAATCAGACAGTTTTGAAACATGCTGTAGTAGCATGTGCTCAGAGGACGTAGTGCTAGTCCCAGACTCTGACAGAAAGACAGCTGGCAATGTTATATCTGTCATTCAGCACACCAACTCACTCAGTAGGCCAAACTCCTTTGAGAAGTCAGAGTCCTTCGAGCACCCAGCCTACCTGCAAGATAAACCCTCCAGCCAATATTCAGAGCAGTCAGATACAGAGAACAAAGAGGATGTGCAGAGCCCAGAGTTTATGCTGAGGTCTGAGAGcatggagcagcagcagcaaagCAACAGTGATTTAGTTTCATCCAACCAGCCCTGTCACATGCCCCCCAAACTGGTACGTCAGCCTAACATCCAAGTGCCTGAAATCAGGGTGACAGAGGAGCCAGATAAACCAGAGAAAGAGCCTGATGTACCAACCAAGGAGCCGGAGAAGCACGTTGAAGAGTTCCAGTGGCCCCAGAGGAGTGAGACACTGTCCCAGCTCCCTGCGGAGAAGCTGCCTCCTAAGAAGAAGCGTCTGCGTCTGGCAGACCTGGAGCACTCCTCTGGGGAGTCCAGCTTTGAGTCCTGCACCAGCCTGTCCAGGAGCCCCAGCCAGGAGAGCAACCTGTCCCACAGCTCCAGCTTCTCTATGTCCTTTGACAGGGAAGAGAGCCTAAAGTCTGTGTCACCGTCCAAGCAGGAGGACTTTGGCAAGCAGTCTGAGTACAGCGGCAACTCTCTCACTATCCCCGGCCATCACCAGCAGAGGGAGATGCGACGCTCCTCATCAGAACAGGCTCCCAGCGCTCTGCCCACCGAGATCCCAGAGATCCGTAGCAAGTCCTTTGACTATGGCAGCCTCTCAACATCatccagacagggagaggtttacTCCAGTGCATCAGCCATGAAAGATCGGAGACGGGGCTACCTAGTAAGGCAGGCATCCCTCAGTGTTTACCCTGAGACTGTGGTGCATGAGCAAGGTGTTCTCGAAATTACTGTCAAGCAAGAGCACTCGGACCATGGACCCTCATCTTGGCAGAGCCCCCCATCCTCTCAAAGTTCTCTCGGTGCATCAGCCAGCGAAGTAGCAAGACCCAAGAGAGGGTCACATCATCATCTTCTGCAACAGAGCATTAGTGAGGACAGCCAGGACGACCCACCACTGTTCCAGAAGTCATCTCGTCTGCCAAGTCAACAGTCATCAGAGGGAGAGCATCCAGGTCACGAGCTCATGAGCAAGGAAACGATGCAATACTCCTCACTCCAGAACAGCTTGGCTTCACTGCCTTTCCTGCCATGTCAGCCGGGTCTGTTCTGGCACCCCGagtccacacagagacacaagcaGCATCTGGCATTCCAGCCACACCAGTTACAGAAACTACATATCAGACAGCCTAGTCTACCACACATGATCCAGAAATCCAACCCACCTCTTAATCAGCTACAGCAGATTCAGGAGCAATGCGATGCAAAAGCTGACGGTGCTATCAGTCAGAGCTATCAGTATCCCTCTAGAGCCTCCCCCCAGGCCCAGCATTACGGCTCTCTACCGTCTAAAGTGACCCTCACTGAGAGCACGGTGCTCCTGCAACAGGTCCAGCCAATCTTCGCCACTCAGAATGCGGGTTCACAGTCATCTCTCCCAGGTATGCTAGTCCCCGTTAGGATACAGACTCAAGTGCCATCTTACGGAAGTGTTATGTACACAAGTGTTTCACAACTCTTAGCTAACCATGGCCAGAGCACTTATTCAGCAAGAGTCATATGCTCAGAGAGTGTATCATCTAGTTCACTCACAGGTGGCACTGTTTCAAAGCAAGGCGTTGGCTTCAATTTATCTCAGATCCTTGGTCAGCCTGAGGGAGCTCTACGTTATCCACTGTGGAATATTCCGGATCTGAACACTGAACACGGGAGACTGAACACGGGAATTCCGCTGTCGTTGACATCAGGAACCATCTCCACCACGGATGCGTCCTCCAGTATTGGGGGAAGCAAGCGGATGCTATCACCAGCCAGTAGCCTGGAACTCTTTATAGAGACCAAACAGCAGAAACGGGTCAAGGAGGAGAAGATGTACGGTCAGATTGTAAAGGAGCTGAGCGCTGTCGAGCTGAGTGCTTCGAAAGACAGCGGCAAGTTATCAACGCGTTCCCCTCTGAAGAGCGAGGGTTCAATGGACGATCAGGAGAGGATGTCCTCCTCCCCACCAGCAGACTTCCCCTCCACCAAAATCCCAGTGCGTTCCAACGCACCTCACATACCTGATGTGCCACCAGCTGACAGCTTCACTCCCCCTCTGCAAATCGTGACGGACTTCCCTGGTGGCAGAGAGTCCCCAGAGGAGCTGGACGTAGATGACTCCACCCCAGAGGCTAGCTGCAGCCCACAGTTCATGGTCTCCTCCAGTGACACTCCAGAGGAAGCCAAGCCACTCATGGGCAGCAAGATCCCTGTCAACATGCTGGTGCAGCTAGCTGCCAATCAGAGTGGGGGTGCTGCTGGAAGCACTCTAATGCTCACAGATCTGGCAGACGTTCAGCAGTTCTTTCAGTTCCCCAGTCTTCGCACGACAACCAGTGTCAGCTGGTGCTTCCTGAACTACACCAAGCCAAACAACGCTCAGACGACTCCACTGACTTCTGTGTACGGCTCCTGGTGCGTCAGCTCTTACAACCCCAACCCTCTCAGTCTCAGCACCAAGTCTACTCTGGCACTGCtctgctccaagcagaggaagaACACAGAAACCTACACGATGGCTGCTATGTATCAACCCAGGACTGGAAAACTTGTGTCCTCTCTTGCTTGGAAGCAGAAGTTTGAACAGGTAATTACACGTCACATACAGCATGCCGTCATATTCATAGTTAATGTATATATTGGTTAATGGGTGGTTAACGGTTTGTTACTAAATAAGTATTCAAGGTTTAGAATTTGCATGCTTTAGAGAATTTGAAATCTCCTACAATATTAAAAACCAATCTGGGATAAAAGTCTATTTTGAAGCCAATATTCCAGTACATCTGCCAtcgtgtttttgtgtgtttgtgaggaTTTATCTGAGTGTTATGCATGTTTTTCACTTGCAGATGAAGCCAGAGCTCATGCAGCTAGATGTGAGCAAATATGGGAAGAAAATCAAGGGGCTGAGCTCCAGGGAACGAGTCAAGGAGGACCACGGAGAGAAGGAGGCCTCCTCAAAGCAGGCTGAGCCTACTCGCATCAAAATCTTTGAAGGAGGGTATGTGAAGATGGCTGCCATTAGCCATTAAAATTTTATTGAAAGCTTTTTAATATCAGCGTGGCACCTTCTCGAGACGGCTGCCTAAATTTGTATATTGTTGTGACTTTTAcacaaaatgtacagttttgtgaAACGCAGATGAACAGCACTTTATTTATTGCCTGGTGGCTGAAACCACTTCTTCAGAGATTATATTATTTGAAAATGGTAATACAATGACTGTGATAACTGTAAATTAAGTATTActtgatttttttaaattacttCACATTTTTAATTACTTCCCATTTATGGACTTGAGGGTGTTTTCTGTAGAAATTTGATAGATAAAAAACATGATGGATTTTTCAGATGGATTTTAAATGTGGTTGAAAGGAGTTACTAGTATAGGCCACTGTTTTTATATAAATATAGTAGAGCAAAGTTTTGTTGTTTAACAGCCGTGGTATTATTGACTACTGTGCATGAGGCTACTGTAACATTTTGCTTCAGTGCAAGCAAAAAATAGATTTCCAAATTCGTTTTTCAATCATCTGAAATGTTTTCAAAATCACACATCTGGAATGTCTCTTTTATCATATTACCATGTACAGTGAGAAAAAATTATAAGAATTCCATTTCATAAATGGGAACAGCTGTAAAAATATCTCTGA from Salvelinus fontinalis isolate EN_2023a chromosome 20, ASM2944872v1, whole genome shotgun sequence encodes:
- the hivep2a gene encoding transcription factor HIVEP2a, whose amino-acid sequence is MESRESAAGPKCTKDPREKLQRKWVSEPSACTKRSTFADPEEKRHSHRESLQSGASGSNITGSARKYGSGKLLSTAIVQSSQDSQYAQAFPRTYSYQLPQPYPQQPMQERFLSGAKPQPGLEAHAWPFAGQLPSDDIFPGHSRAHGVFPRQKSPSLPSSFGQYSQSGPEPPEEGYKKEQKPKKPGKYICHYCGRACAKPSVLKKHIRSHTGERPYPCVPCGFSFKTKSNLYKHRKSHAHAIKAGLVPFSELAVSRTDMDQASSVGETEVHSDGEQSTDTDEETAEASMFMDKGSPIPQISFDMDKSTMEKGREPAYADSAEELAMASMKVPILIVPKQGVPPTALECPPFTDLKASHISSQVGRMDDSPTIKQRLALRLTEKKGSQDSDQQSQQSLNLLSPHSKGSTDSGYFSRSESAEQQISPPNTNAKSYEEIMFGRTWYYKPNSARSRQSIAVGMATVGQDTNIVMGKISEDHIFFRNDSGEVQLLAGVDPKQYPTGPCQSNTGLLETPSDSGTLIRSNSMPTSSPTNLNVPPGIRVSHSFDEMMTSDDVFYPGAASLRRLRRQAAFEHSAHEGHGDYETYGHVPKNAAPSVGLKLGERSPVVPEHTAYSPYGTKVGMTEIATRKRRKEKSVGDEEDGPVQYDSSCSGSVDMVRDYDSKQGSQEGSRGTPTGKGSMGSMYSAHSQSDSFETCCSSMCSEDVVLVPDSDRKTAGNVISVIQHTNSLSRPNSFEKSESFEHPAYLQDKPSSQYSEQSDTENKEDVQSPEFMLRSESMEQQQQSNSDLVSSNQPCHMPPKLVRQPNIQVPEIRVTEEPDKPEKEPDVPTKEPEKHVEEFQWPQRSETLSQLPAEKLPPKKKRLRLADLEHSSGESSFESCTSLSRSPSQESNLSHSSSFSMSFDREESLKSVSPSKQEDFGKQSEYSGNSLTIPGHHQQREMRRSSSEQAPSALPTEIPEIRSKSFDYGSLSTSSRQGEVYSSASAMKDRRRGYLVRQASLSVYPETVVHEQGVLEITVKQEHSDHGPSSWQSPPSSQSSLGASASEVARPKRGSHHHLLQQSISEDSQDDPPLFQKSSRLPSQQSSEGEHPGHELMSKETMQYSSLQNSLASLPFLPCQPGLFWHPESTQRHKQHLAFQPHQLQKLHIRQPSLPHMIQKSNPPLNQLQQIQEQCDAKADGAISQSYQYPSRASPQAQHYGSLPSKVTLTESTVLLQQVQPIFATQNAGSQSSLPGMLVPVRIQTQVPSYGSVMYTSVSQLLANHGQSTYSARVICSESVSSSSLTGGTVSKQGVGFNLSQILGQPEGALRYPLWNIPDLNTEHGRLNTGIPLSLTSGTISTTDASSSIGGSKRMLSPASSLELFIETKQQKRVKEEKMYGQIVKELSAVELSASKDSGKLSTRSPLKSEGSMDDQERMSSSPPADFPSTKIPVRSNAPHIPDVPPADSFTPPLQIVTDFPGGRESPEELDVDDSTPEASCSPQFMVSSSDTPEEAKPLMGSKIPVNMLVQLAANQSGGAAGSTLMLTDLADVQQFFQFPSLRTTTSVSWCFLNYTKPNNAQTTPLTSVYGSWCVSSYNPNPLSLSTKSTLALLCSKQRKNTETYTMAAMYQPRTGKLVSSLAWKQKFEQMKPELMQLDVSKYGKKIKGLSSRERVKEDHGEKEASSKQAEPTRIKIFEGGYKSNEDYVYVRGRGRGKYICEECGIRCKKPSMLKKHIRTHTDVRPYVCKFCNFAFKTKGNLTKHMKSKAHMKKCLELGVSVTSVEDADAEEADNGEDGQRESGKMLGIMADHQFSDADDSDDDGDEVDDDEDDDDDYDGDSTPKTRSRSTSPQPYGIPSLSITAVAASQNACSSDLLGQGSKPPIFSYFTSLPSIQITQLMVPSERAGQGQMAEYQRLLQGALGEDYKNRLDIPSSMDKDFGLSTDHSFSSFDLSPSRLSSPGLGSSPLREPSPTTSSRKYLSPRRDLSPRGRLSPHREVSPLRHISPKRDISFRRDLSPRRDLSARGHLSPLSHAGRPTSPGRDLAGRRELSPRSHYRGMIRPVSPRRGMHHHSAPWSLSQHLDSEMVPLGQSSRSHSEMETEQKKSSPPHSSQESPQPHQGLFSHLPLHSQQQVRTSFPMIPIGGIQMVPSVPTSVTGLAHPARLPLQKSTSEESSTSEVSFHLAEGGGGSRGSTGSSDSPQRQERMVSSSSSSRGTPVPSPGPSLPWSGSRQDSADMSDSKDIKQQEESIQTCTKAIASLRIATEHDTLEKGMLVCSSDAHQRHPPPLPHSSHSPYPSPQERASSRIQHFSGLEVRQSPDGRSASPLPLHSSSSLETSLPATSKGPAGSTAGPGHCAKERSPGQQSPGERPESTKRGKNILKDATENR